A single window of Ctenopharyngodon idella isolate HZGC_01 chromosome 24, HZGC01, whole genome shotgun sequence DNA harbors:
- the LOC127506898 gene encoding histone H2B, translating to MPEPAKSAPKKGSKKAVTKTAGKGGKKRKRSRKESYAIYVYKVLKQVHPDTGISSKAMGIMNSFVNDIFERIAGESSRLAHYNKRSTITSREIQTAVRLLLPGELAKHAVSEGTKAVTKYTSSK from the coding sequence ATGCCTGAACCAGCGAAGTCTGCGCCTAAGAAGGGCTCCAAGAAGGCCGTCACCAAGACCGCCGGTAAGGGAGGAAAGAAGCGCAAGAGGTCCAGGAAGGAGAGTTATGCTATCTACGTTTATAAAGTCCTGAAGCAGGTTCATCCTGACACCGGCATCTCTTCCAAGGCGATGGGCATCATGAACTCTTTCGTCAACGACATCTTCGAGCGCATCGCCGGTGAGTCGTCTCGTCTCGCTCACTACAACAAGCGCTCCACCATCACTTCTAGAGAGATCCAGACCGCCGTGCGTCTGCTGCTGCCCGGAGAGCTGGCCAAACACGCCGTGTCCGAGGGCACCAAGGCAGTGACCAAGTACACCAGCTCCAAGTAG
- the LOC127506797 gene encoding histone H1-like: MCYLRAQRRSSAVHCRNHTVFDTAQIRSERDMAETAPAPAAAAPAKAPKKKSAAKAKKAGPSVGELIVKAVSASKERSGVSLAALKKAIAASGYDVEKNNSRVKIAIKNLVTKGTLVQVKGTGASGSFKLNKQQAEPKKKPAKKAAPKAKKPAAKKPAAAKKPKSAAAKKPAAKKSPKKAKKPAATAAKKATKSPKKAKKPAAAKKAAKSPKKAKAAKPKAAKPKAAKPKKAAPKKK, encoded by the coding sequence ATGTGTTATTTAAGAGCGCAGCGGCGCTCGAGCGCTGTTCATTGCCGAAATCACACAGTGTTTGATACAGCACAGATCCGATCCGAGAGAGATATGGCAGAAACCGCTCCAGCACCGGCTGCTGCAGCCCCGGCCAAAGCGCCCAAGAAGAAGTCAGCTGCGAAAGCCAAGAAAGCAGGTCCAAGCGTCGGTGAGCTCATCGTCAAAGCTGTGTCCGCATCCAAGGAGAGGAGTGGCGTGTCCCTCGCCGCCCTGAAGAAGGCTATCGCCGCCAGCGGCTACGACGTGGAGAAGAACAACTCCCGCGTTAAGATCGCCATCAAGAACCTGGTGACTAAAGGCACCCTGGTGCAGGTCAAAGGGACCGGCGCTTCGGGCTCATTCAAGCTCAACAAGCAGCAAGCCGAGCCCAAGAAGAAGCCGGCCAAGAAAGCGGCTCCTAAAGCGAAGAAGCCCGCGGCCAAGAAACCCGCTGCTGCCAAGAAGCCCAAGAGCGCAGCGGCAAAGAAGCCCGCCGCAAAGAAATCGCCCAAGAAGGCCAAGAAACCCGCCGCCACAGCCGCCAAGAAGGCGACGAAGAGCCCCAAGAAGGCAAAGAAGCCAGCAGCCGCTAAGAAAGCAGCCAAGAGCCCCAAAAAGGCCAAGGCGGCTAAACCTAAGGCGGCAAAGCCTAAAGCCGCCAAGCCTAAAAAGGCAGCGcccaaaaagaaataa
- the LOC127506913 gene encoding histone H4, which produces MSGRGKGGKGLGKGGAKRHRKVLRDNIQGITKPAIRRLARRGGVKRISGLIYEETRGVLKVFLENVIRDAVTYTEHAKRKTVTAMDVVYALKRQGRTLYGFGG; this is translated from the coding sequence ATGTCTGGAAGAGGCAAAGGCGGTAAAGGACTCGGAAAAGGAGGCGCCAAGCGTCATCGTAAAGTTTTGCGCGATAACATCCAGGGAATCACCAAACCCGCCATCCGTCGTCTCGCTCGCCGTGGCGGTGTTAAGCGTATCTCCGGTCTGATCTACGAGGAGACCCGCGGAGTGTTGAAGGTGTTTCTGGAGAATGTGATCCGCGATGCCGTCACCTACACCGAGCACGCCAAGAGAAAGACCGTGACCGCCATGGATGTTGTGTACGCGCTGAAGCGACAGGGACGCACCCTGTATGGCTTTGGAGGTTAA
- the LOC127506825 gene encoding histone H2A-like, translating to MGDWHSCLKTASGATKTHSSVFICEACSKLFGLKMSGRGKTGGKARAKAKTRSSRAGLQFPVGRVHRLLRKGNYAERVGAGAPVYLAAVLEYLTAEILELAGNAARDNKKTRIIPRHLQLAVRNDEELNKLLGGVTIAQGGVLPNIQAVLLPKKTEKPAKSK from the coding sequence ATGGGTGACTGGCACTCTTGTTTAAAGACAGCAAGTGGAGCCACGAAAACTCattcttctgtttttatttgcGAAGCTTGTAGTAAATTATTTGGACTGAAAATGAGTGGAAGAGGTAAAACCGGTGGCAAAGCAAGAGCCAAGGCTAAGACTCGCTCATCCAGGGCAGGACTGCAGTTCCCTGTCGGCCGTGTTCACAGGCTTCTCCGCAAAGGCAACTACGCCGAGCGCGTCGGTGCTGGTGCCCCTGTTTATCTGGCGGCTGTGCTCGAGTATCTTACCGCTGAGATCCTGGAATTGGCTGGAAATGCCGCTCGGGACAACAAGAAGACCCGCATCATTCCCCGTCATCTGCAGCTGGCGGTGCGTAACGACGAAGAGTTGAACAAACTTCTGGGCGGAGTGACCATCGCTCAGGGCGGTGTGCTGCCCAACATCCAGGCTGTGCTGCTGCCCAAGAAGACCGAGAAACCCGCCAAATCCAAATAA
- the LOC127506846 gene encoding histone H3 yields MARTKQTARKSTGGKAPRKQLATKAARKSAPATGGVKKPHRYRPGTVALREIRRYQKSTELLIRKLPFQRLVREIAQDFKTDLRFQSSAVMALQEASEAYLVGLFEDTNLCAIHAKRVTIMPKDIQLARRIRGERA; encoded by the coding sequence ATGGCAAGAACCAAGCAGACCGCTCGCAAATCCACCGGTGGCAAAGCACCAAGGAAGCAGCTCGCTACCAAAGCCGCCCGTAAGAGCGCTCCAGCCACCGGCGGTGTCAAGAAGCCCCATCGTTACAGGCCCGGGACCGTGGCTCTCCGAGAGATCCGCCGTTATCAGAAGTCCACCGAGCTGCTGATCCGCAAACTGCCCTTCCAGCGGCTAGTGAGAGAAATCGCTCAGGACTTCAAGACAGATCTGCGCTTCCAGAGCTCCGCTGTGATGGCCCTGCAGGAGGCCAGCGAGGCTTATTTGGTCGGTCTGTTTGAGGACACCAATCTGTGCGCCATCCACGCCAAGAGGGTCACCATCATGCCCAAAGACATTCAGCTGGCCCGCCGCATCCGCGGAGAGCGCGCCTAA